In Candidatus Defluviibacterium haderslevense, the following are encoded in one genomic region:
- a CDS encoding T9SS type A sorting domain-containing protein has product MKYLFTAFCLLRMCFLLQAQALETLDINNIIATVSSNGELFKELKLKTDPDKNLMNSTSLWMGGYDPAGALHFAGQTDFSKGHELFYGPIDADYKSFDYDLKYDKVWKLNKTMIEDHKKNFNKPGYVIPKEIKEFPQSNFDKDRAFTSGLFLFEDLNHNVWYEPELGEYPIILGDQCIYFILNDTKEKHSITKGDPLGFQILGMLWGYQSSLESVNQTIYLTYKIINKSNNTYHNFYIGLFSDMNSGDPGSNYVGFDIPSNSSYTYSANSNDPLFGKTPPVISLMNMGNSLTYINDRHKNWFISYTDPISTEAPETGSPGTVNDYYHYLSGRWKDGSRIATQGTGYNPGSSNLSNFLFTGDPNDSSPNWNEVSANNKPGNRKSVQGIGPSTIEPGQIFCLNYAITVTRDVTGDHISGIKKMKEHIQEVQDQFNNPLNLFCAVSPKTNTFDENGNNRLQIVPNPASHKMNLKSEDLITGVPLIYRIFSTTGQLVDQAKLIHSGNLEIDISDVPAGMYYLALTQGALNIKGKILVMK; this is encoded by the coding sequence ATGAAATATTTATTTACAGCATTTTGCTTATTAAGAATGTGTTTCTTATTACAAGCTCAGGCTTTAGAAACCTTAGACATTAACAATATTATTGCTACTGTGAGTTCTAATGGTGAACTTTTTAAAGAATTAAAATTGAAGACAGATCCCGACAAAAACTTAATGAACTCGACATCTTTATGGATGGGTGGATATGATCCTGCAGGTGCATTGCATTTTGCAGGACAAACAGATTTTTCAAAAGGACATGAACTTTTTTATGGGCCTATTGATGCAGACTATAAATCTTTTGATTATGATTTAAAGTATGACAAAGTTTGGAAATTAAATAAGACGATGATTGAGGATCATAAAAAGAATTTTAATAAACCTGGATATGTCATTCCAAAAGAAATTAAAGAATTTCCGCAATCGAATTTTGATAAAGATAGAGCTTTTACTAGTGGATTATTTCTCTTTGAAGATTTAAACCATAATGTATGGTATGAACCTGAATTGGGAGAATATCCTATAATTTTAGGAGATCAATGCATTTACTTTATTCTTAATGATACTAAGGAAAAGCATTCAATTACTAAAGGTGATCCTTTGGGTTTTCAAATTTTGGGAATGCTCTGGGGATATCAATCTTCTTTAGAATCCGTCAATCAAACTATTTATCTTACCTATAAAATCATAAATAAATCTAACAATACCTATCACAATTTTTATATTGGACTCTTTAGTGATATGAATAGTGGTGATCCCGGAAGCAATTATGTTGGATTCGATATTCCTTCCAATTCTTCCTACACTTACTCTGCAAACAGTAATGATCCATTATTCGGTAAAACACCTCCTGTAATTTCATTAATGAATATGGGTAATAGCTTGACATATATTAATGATCGGCACAAGAATTGGTTTATTTCTTACACCGACCCAATTTCAACAGAAGCTCCAGAAACAGGAAGCCCTGGTACAGTGAATGATTATTACCATTATTTATCCGGAAGATGGAAAGATGGATCCAGAATTGCTACACAAGGCACAGGATACAATCCGGGTTCATCTAATCTTTCGAATTTTTTATTCACTGGGGATCCCAATGATAGTAGTCCCAATTGGAATGAAGTCAGCGCAAATAATAAGCCCGGTAATCGAAAATCAGTTCAAGGAATTGGACCTTCTACGATTGAACCCGGTCAAATTTTTTGTTTGAACTATGCCATTACGGTGACACGGGATGTAACTGGAGATCATATTAGCGGGATAAAAAAAATGAAAGAACATATCCAAGAAGTTCAGGATCAATTCAATAATCCATTAAATCTTTTTTGTGCAGTCTCTCCTAAGACAAATACATTTGATGAAAATGGTAACAATAGACTTCAAATAGTTCCAAATCCAGCAAGTCATAAAATGAACTTAAAATCAGAAGATTTAATTACTGGAGTTCCTTTGATCTATAGAATATTTAGCACTACCGGGCAGCTAGTTGATCAAGCAAAACTTATTCATTCGGGAAATTTGGAAATTGATATTTCTGATGTTCCAGCAGGGATGTATTATCTTGCTCTTACTCAGGGAGCATTAAATATTAAGGGGAAGATTCTCGTAATGAAATAA